One genomic window of Paenibacillus xylanilyticus includes the following:
- a CDS encoding ABC transporter permease encodes MNFAATYFRILSSERLKMGKSPVWLLILLSPLLALLIGLLSEPSGQWKVLMGTMVFLHGMLLMPILTGVFTSFVCRFEHAGGGWKQMLVLPLTRTGVYAGKLTIVILLLLCTQVLLLISILLAGWIQGLTEPVPWSFIISKLLLGLFACLPLAGLQMLVSLIWSSFAAPLALNFALTVPNILIVNSAKIGPFYPWAQPMLLMTPTDGGGFGAYNVPLGTLLTVVGGSAVLFILMGILYFRKKEI; translated from the coding sequence ATGAACTTTGCTGCGACGTATTTCCGAATCCTGTCCTCCGAACGGCTGAAAATGGGCAAATCACCCGTATGGCTCCTGATTCTGCTGAGTCCATTGTTAGCTTTGCTTATTGGGCTGCTCAGTGAGCCATCAGGACAGTGGAAAGTTCTGATGGGAACCATGGTCTTTTTGCATGGAATGCTGCTCATGCCGATCCTGACGGGGGTATTCACTTCATTTGTCTGCCGCTTCGAACATGCTGGTGGGGGGTGGAAGCAAATGCTGGTGCTGCCTCTCACCCGGACAGGCGTTTATGCAGGCAAGTTGACGATTGTCATTTTGCTGCTGCTTTGCACCCAAGTGCTGCTGCTGATATCCATTCTGCTGGCAGGTTGGATTCAGGGTCTTACCGAGCCTGTGCCGTGGTCGTTCATTATCAGCAAATTGCTGCTCGGCTTGTTCGCCTGCCTGCCCCTTGCCGGACTGCAAATGCTGGTTTCCCTGATATGGAGCAGCTTTGCAGCACCCCTTGCTCTGAATTTTGCCTTGACGGTACCGAACATACTGATTGTGAACTCGGCGAAAATCGGCCCATTCTATCCTTGGGCTCAGCCCATGCTGCTGATGACACCAACGGATGGCGGAGGGTTCGGGGCTTACAATGTACCGCTTGGTACGCTCCTTACCGTAGTCGGAGGAAGTGCAGTGCTGTTCATTCTTATGGGCATTCTCTATTTTAGAAAAAAGGAAATTTAA
- a CDS encoding ABC transporter ATP-binding protein, which yields MSDNIIQTANLWKTYRDRAAVRELDLHIKKGDIYGFLGPNGAGKTTTIRMLLGLIKPTKGVIRVFDKDIRKDRMDILRRVGSLVEYPSYYGHLNAVENLEALRRILNVPKSRIAEVLSIVDLTRDAKRAVKGYSLGMKQRLGIASALLGQPELLILDEPTNGLDPAGIQEIRELIKRMPLEHGITVLVSSHLLSEVEQMASRVGIIREGKMVLQDTIANLHSQTGSSIRLIVSEPEEAMKLAREQGQFGQRQGSELTFPYMDNSAIALLVRRLVEQDHAIYRVEEHRQSLEDLFMRVIGEGAMV from the coding sequence GTGAGTGATAACATTATTCAAACGGCTAATTTATGGAAAACATATCGGGATCGGGCGGCAGTTCGCGAATTGGATCTGCATATCAAGAAGGGGGACATTTACGGTTTTCTGGGACCCAACGGTGCGGGTAAAACAACAACCATTCGTATGCTGCTGGGCTTGATCAAACCGACAAAAGGGGTCATTCGTGTCTTCGATAAAGACATTCGCAAGGATCGCATGGATATTCTGCGCCGTGTTGGTTCGCTCGTAGAGTATCCGTCATATTACGGACATCTGAATGCAGTCGAAAATCTGGAGGCATTGCGGCGGATCCTGAATGTACCCAAATCCAGAATTGCTGAAGTATTGTCCATAGTCGATCTGACGAGGGATGCAAAGCGCGCGGTTAAAGGGTACTCACTTGGAATGAAGCAGAGACTCGGGATTGCAAGTGCCTTGCTGGGTCAGCCGGAACTGTTGATATTGGATGAACCTACGAATGGACTGGATCCGGCCGGCATTCAGGAGATCCGTGAGTTAATTAAACGCATGCCGCTGGAACATGGCATTACGGTATTGGTATCGAGTCACTTGCTCAGTGAGGTGGAGCAGATGGCTAGCCGCGTGGGGATTATTCGCGAAGGCAAAATGGTGCTTCAGGATACCATTGCAAATCTGCACAGCCAGACTGGCAGCTCTATCCGATTGATTGTTTCCGAGCCGGAAGAAGCCATGAAGCTGGCAAGAGAACAAGGGCAATTCGGTCAGCGTCAAGGCTCTGAGCTGACATTCCCATATATGGACAACAGTGCGATTGCGCTGCTGGTACGCAGATTGGTTGAACAAGACCACGCCATTTACCGGGTGGAGGAGCACCGACAGTCTCTCGAAGACCTCTTCATGCGGGTCATTGGTGAGGGGGCTATGGTATGA
- a CDS encoding ABC transporter permease: MTGRALSSDWLKIRGKGIWFLVFLAPIGLTLMQALNFGLRLDYLKGIYGDNLWNGLLENVVVFVPLALMLGATILSSMIANVEHEQGSWKQLLAMPIPRPAVYLAKFLLACILLVISCLLLTAGIVILGLVFGFNAGDIPWIQAFKLGLLPLAGALPVLSIELWLTMVAKNQALPVTLGIVLAITGMFALSISPIFPLAWAQMAWNGPNPFMYVGMGLAAGILIMLLGMMHFSRKDVA, encoded by the coding sequence ATGACGGGGCGTGCATTATCGTCGGACTGGCTCAAAATTCGTGGAAAAGGCATTTGGTTTCTTGTCTTCCTTGCACCCATCGGACTTACCTTAATGCAGGCACTGAACTTTGGACTCCGTCTGGATTATTTAAAAGGAATATATGGGGATAACCTGTGGAATGGGCTTCTGGAGAATGTGGTTGTTTTTGTACCGTTAGCTTTAATGCTTGGCGCAACGATACTGAGCTCCATGATTGCGAATGTTGAGCATGAGCAGGGTTCATGGAAGCAGCTTCTGGCCATGCCGATTCCGAGACCAGCAGTTTATCTGGCGAAGTTCTTATTGGCGTGTATACTGCTTGTGATCTCTTGTCTTCTTTTGACTGCCGGAATCGTGATTCTGGGCCTCGTGTTCGGCTTCAATGCCGGAGACATTCCATGGATTCAAGCATTCAAGCTGGGTCTGCTGCCGCTGGCCGGGGCACTTCCTGTACTATCCATTGAACTGTGGCTAACGATGGTTGCCAAAAATCAGGCACTTCCGGTGACCTTGGGCATTGTCCTTGCAATCACAGGCATGTTCGCACTTAGCATCTCACCAATCTTCCCGCTCGCTTGGGCACAGATGGCATGGAATGGGCCGAATCCATTCATGTACGTAGGGATGGGGTTGGCGGCAGGGATTCTGATTATGCTGCTTGGGATGATGCATTTCAGCCGGAAGGATGTGGCTTAG
- a CDS encoding DapH/DapD/GlmU-related protein, with product MGKRLNIIGKPWGTQLTVVKGARLTIGDDVMINAGVGIAANIEISIGNNVMIGPRTSIFDSAYHRIDSLDDGSSMAKKIIIHDNAWIGTGVLVLPGVTIGKNAVVAAGSTVTKDVPANTLVAGTPAKVVRELTIHEGWLR from the coding sequence GTGGGCAAACGACTTAATATCATTGGAAAGCCCTGGGGAACACAGCTGACGGTTGTCAAAGGCGCTAGATTAACCATTGGGGATGATGTCATGATTAATGCCGGGGTGGGGATTGCTGCCAATATCGAGATCTCCATTGGCAATAACGTCATGATTGGACCAAGGACAAGCATATTCGATAGTGCCTATCACCGGATTGACTCTCTGGATGACGGCAGCAGCATGGCCAAAAAAATTATCATTCATGACAATGCCTGGATTGGAACTGGTGTGTTGGTTCTTCCAGGAGTAACAATAGGAAAAAATGCCGTTGTTGCTGCGGGAAGTACGGTTACCAAGGATGTACCCGCCAATACATTGGTTGCCGGAACACCCGCAAAAGTAGTTCGTGAACTCACCATACACGAAGGTTGGTTGAGGTAA